The following are encoded in a window of Mycobacterium vicinigordonae genomic DNA:
- a CDS encoding sulfotransferase family protein codes for MTLQDRFSPERLVTTACEETGCDDFGADGWQGGLERVADELVNEARLSPIGVEIAYLDLIRALKNRLEVIDWRKKNPGIACERIEAPIFIVGQPRTGTTILYDLLAQDPDLRAPLTWEVDAPCPVPQPETFHDDPRIAATQASLELSEQIIPGFLAFHPMGALVGQECVRITASEFVSMIFSVQYRLPSYYRWLLYEADHAGAYRFHRIFLQHLQSGVTGQWLLKSPAHLWQLEALLTEYPDALIVQTHRDPLNVISSIAALTHHLRRMGSDESDIAECAAQCYEEIAVGLEREMALRDSGRVPADQIIDVHYADFINAPWTTIGGIYQRLGRELAPEAERRMREFLAAHPGDGGRGRYTWSDTGLNAEEVRERVAAYQERYEVPTEQLR; via the coding sequence ATGACGTTGCAGGACCGATTCAGTCCGGAACGACTCGTGACCACCGCTTGCGAGGAGACCGGCTGTGACGACTTCGGCGCAGACGGTTGGCAGGGTGGACTTGAGCGAGTTGCCGACGAACTGGTGAATGAAGCACGATTGTCGCCCATCGGCGTCGAGATCGCGTACCTCGACCTGATCCGCGCCCTGAAGAACCGACTCGAAGTGATCGATTGGCGCAAAAAGAATCCCGGCATTGCATGTGAGCGAATCGAAGCGCCGATCTTCATCGTCGGGCAGCCCCGCACCGGCACCACCATCCTCTACGACCTGCTCGCCCAGGATCCCGACCTGCGCGCCCCGCTGACCTGGGAGGTCGACGCACCCTGCCCGGTCCCGCAGCCGGAGACCTTCCACGACGACCCGCGCATCGCGGCTACCCAAGCCAGCCTCGAACTGTCCGAGCAGATCATCCCGGGCTTCCTGGCGTTCCATCCGATGGGGGCACTGGTGGGTCAGGAGTGTGTCCGCATCACCGCCAGCGAGTTCGTCAGCATGATCTTCTCGGTGCAGTATCGACTGCCCAGTTACTACCGCTGGCTGCTGTACGAAGCCGACCACGCCGGCGCCTACCGCTTTCACCGGATCTTCCTCCAGCACCTGCAATCCGGCGTAACCGGTCAGTGGTTACTCAAGTCGCCGGCGCATTTGTGGCAACTCGAGGCGCTGCTCACCGAGTACCCCGACGCGTTGATCGTGCAGACGCACCGCGACCCGCTCAACGTCATCTCATCGATTGCTGCCCTGACTCATCACCTGCGCCGGATGGGGAGCGACGAGTCCGACATCGCCGAGTGCGCGGCCCAATGCTACGAGGAGATCGCGGTGGGCCTGGAGCGCGAAATGGCGCTGCGGGACAGCGGCCGGGTGCCCGCCGACCAGATCATCGACGTCCACTATGCGGACTTCATCAACGCTCCGTGGACCACCATCGGGGGGATTTACCAGCGGCTGGGCCGCGAACTTGCGCCCGAAGCCGAGCGGCGGATGCGCGAGTTTCTGGCCGCCCATCCCGGTGATGGTGGGCGGGGCCGGTACACCTGGTCGGACACCGGTTTGAACGCTGAGGAGGTGCGCGAGCGGGTCGCCGCCTACCAGGAGCGCTACGAGGTACCGACCGAACAGTTGCGTTAG
- a CDS encoding DUF1214 domain-containing protein: MTQVQAPQALSAWQFFQEMVAKVTDIVTEDAETDRELLEGLRVIARVSSLCSQMAVEADLSRPAFFDMCSPNRMIGGPNPDGNYYLAMIRGDRRYRITGTRGTTAYLGIQILAGTGLTPRRMSGYLSDTELNSAAGEFAVLLSADRPTDADSAQWLQIPEDASSIVVREYIGDRDAEELATLRIEALDPDPLVPLTDDALAEQFTAMAWSLMKLTTLHRTIRPELLDNPNTLLTAEAADLGAADTTPDNLYMIGTYRLDPDQALILDIQPPDTRYWNVALESIWHECLEPQRRHSSVTNHGVQPGPDGRVRIAISERDMGSGHWLDTGGRHRGFVVLRWLDNPTAPDVSVSVIDCAERS, translated from the coding sequence ATGACTCAAGTCCAGGCGCCGCAGGCCCTGTCCGCGTGGCAGTTCTTCCAGGAAATGGTCGCCAAGGTCACCGACATCGTGACCGAAGACGCCGAAACCGACCGCGAACTCCTCGAGGGGTTGCGCGTGATCGCGCGGGTGTCGTCGCTGTGCTCCCAAATGGCCGTCGAGGCCGACCTGAGCCGCCCGGCTTTCTTCGACATGTGCTCCCCGAACCGGATGATCGGCGGGCCGAACCCAGACGGCAACTACTACCTGGCGATGATTCGCGGTGATCGCCGTTACCGGATCACCGGCACCCGCGGCACCACTGCCTACCTCGGAATCCAAATCCTGGCCGGCACCGGTCTGACTCCCCGGCGTATGTCGGGTTATCTCAGTGATACCGAATTAAACTCAGCCGCAGGGGAATTCGCGGTCTTGCTGTCCGCCGACCGGCCCACCGACGCCGACAGCGCACAGTGGCTGCAGATCCCCGAGGACGCGTCATCGATCGTTGTGCGCGAGTACATCGGCGACCGAGACGCCGAGGAATTGGCGACGCTACGCATCGAGGCCCTCGATCCCGACCCGCTGGTACCGCTGACCGACGACGCGCTGGCCGAGCAGTTCACCGCGATGGCGTGGTCGCTGATGAAGCTCACCACCTTGCACCGCACCATCAGGCCAGAGCTGCTGGACAATCCGAACACTCTGTTGACCGCCGAGGCGGCCGACCTCGGCGCCGCCGACACCACACCGGACAATCTGTACATGATCGGGACGTACCGCCTCGATCCAGACCAGGCCCTGATCCTCGACATCCAACCGCCGGACACCAGGTACTGGAACGTAGCCCTGGAAAGCATCTGGCATGAGTGCCTCGAGCCCCAGCGCCGGCACAGTTCGGTGACTAACCACGGTGTCCAGCCCGGCCCGGATGGGCGGGTTCGGATCGCAATCTCGGAGCGCGACATGGGTTCTGGTCACTGGCTCGACACCGGTGGCCGACACCGCGGCTTCGTCGTACTGCGTTGGCTGGACAATCCCACCGCGCCGGACGTCAGCGTGTCGGTGATCGACTGCGCCGAGCGATCATGA
- a CDS encoding acyltransferase family protein, whose product MPNLMGFPSPTELQARTPDDRDRAIDVIRITALVGVVLGHTVMATSMIRGGLLVWDNLLSTSTVFQALTWIFQIMPLFFFAGTAACARSWRPGVNWGGWLLKRCTRLFRPVFYYLAFWAVALPALYQVAPLWVYKIVAGVSIQLLWFLGVYVMVLAAIPVISLITTPIRLAAAVAAVYTMVAIIDIVRLHWSGLAPLGYLNLAAWLIPGMFGVAYRRQLITVRAALGIAAALLAVDIALLVWGPYELSLVGIEGQRLANMSPPSLLLAGHAIVLSALAIAAAPAINRWAQRPRVWWLTAIGNSGSMTLYLWHMPALLGVHLLFDSLGHPRYPTQPDFLAVTFEQLFVLVGVVALLFVSLRPLENRPLPGWDGAPAITSARRGAVVGALLCVAGAAVLAAVKWGLKDQGLACVTVMLTALVTARVLAGARLPQPATTQRARLALGRALGVRAS is encoded by the coding sequence ATGCCAAATCTGATGGGTTTCCCGAGCCCCACCGAGCTGCAAGCGCGCACCCCGGACGACCGCGACCGCGCCATCGACGTCATTCGCATCACGGCCTTGGTGGGCGTGGTGCTCGGTCACACCGTGATGGCGACCAGCATGATTCGTGGCGGTCTACTCGTCTGGGACAACCTGCTCAGCACCTCGACCGTGTTCCAGGCGCTGACCTGGATCTTCCAGATCATGCCGTTGTTCTTCTTCGCCGGGACGGCGGCCTGCGCGCGATCCTGGCGGCCGGGCGTGAACTGGGGCGGCTGGCTGCTGAAGCGCTGTACCAGGCTGTTTCGTCCGGTCTTCTACTATCTCGCGTTCTGGGCTGTTGCACTTCCGGCGCTGTATCAGGTGGCGCCGCTATGGGTCTACAAGATCGTCGCGGGCGTCAGCATCCAGCTGCTGTGGTTCCTCGGCGTGTACGTGATGGTGCTGGCAGCGATACCGGTGATCTCCTTGATCACCACACCCATCCGGCTGGCTGCCGCCGTTGCGGCGGTCTACACCATGGTCGCGATCATCGACATCGTCCGGTTGCACTGGTCCGGGCTGGCTCCGCTCGGCTATCTCAACCTCGCGGCCTGGCTCATCCCGGGTATGTTCGGCGTTGCCTATCGACGGCAGCTGATCACCGTTCGCGCCGCGCTGGGTATCGCAGCAGCGCTGCTGGCCGTCGATATCGCGCTGCTGGTATGGGGGCCGTACGAACTGAGCCTGGTCGGCATCGAAGGTCAGCGGCTGGCCAACATGAGTCCCCCGTCGCTGCTGCTGGCCGGGCATGCGATTGTGCTCAGCGCGTTGGCGATCGCCGCGGCGCCCGCAATCAACCGGTGGGCACAGCGACCGCGGGTGTGGTGGCTGACCGCGATCGGCAACTCGGGCTCGATGACGCTGTACCTGTGGCACATGCCGGCACTGCTGGGTGTGCACCTGCTGTTCGACAGCCTCGGACACCCCCGGTACCCGACTCAGCCGGACTTCCTGGCCGTCACCTTCGAGCAGTTGTTCGTCCTGGTCGGTGTGGTGGCATTGCTGTTCGTGTCACTGCGACCGTTGGAGAACCGACCGCTGCCGGGGTGGGACGGCGCCCCGGCGATCACGTCGGCGCGGCGCGGCGCCGTGGTCGGCGCGCTGCTGTGCGTGGCGGGGGCAGCGGTGTTGGCCGCGGTGAAATGGGGCTTGAAGGACCAGGGGCTGGCCTGTGTGACGGTCATGTTGACCGCGCTGGTGACCGCGCGGGTACTGGCCGGGGCTCGGCTGCCGCAGCCAGCCACCACACAACGCGCGCGCCTGGCGCTGGGCCGGGCGTTGGGTGTTCGCGCGTCCTGA
- a CDS encoding ABC transporter permease has protein sequence MLFAALRDMQWRKRRLVIAIASTGLIFGMTLVLTGLANGFRVEARHTVDSLGVDAFVVKDGSAGPFLGSTPFPDVDVARMRAEPGVSAAAPLGCVGTIMKEGSSTRNVTAFGAPERGPGMPRVSEGRAPSKPDEVAASSTLGRHLGDTLQVGAHTLKIVGIVPNSTALAKIPNIFLTTEGLQQVAYNGQRMVTSIGISGNPRALPDGYRTYDRNGAVNDLIRPLKVAVNSITIVAILLWIVAVLIVGSVVYLSALERVRDFAVFKAIGTPTRSILAGLALQALIVSLLAAGVGVLLSKLLAPLFPMVVAIPSLAYLLLPVVAIGIGLLASLAGLRRVVAIDPALAFGGP, from the coding sequence GCGCGATATGCAATGGCGTAAGCGTCGCCTCGTTATCGCCATCGCCAGCACCGGACTGATCTTTGGGATGACCCTCGTATTGACCGGACTTGCGAATGGTTTCCGGGTTGAGGCCCGTCACACCGTGGATTCGCTGGGGGTCGACGCATTCGTGGTCAAAGATGGCTCCGCCGGCCCGTTCTTGGGTTCGACTCCGTTTCCCGACGTCGATGTGGCCCGGATGCGGGCCGAGCCTGGCGTCTCGGCGGCGGCTCCGCTGGGCTGCGTCGGGACGATCATGAAGGAAGGGTCGTCGACGCGGAACGTGACGGCGTTCGGGGCTCCTGAACGTGGACCCGGGATGCCGCGGGTTTCGGAGGGGCGGGCACCCTCGAAGCCGGATGAGGTCGCTGCGTCGAGCACCCTGGGCAGGCATCTGGGCGACACCTTGCAGGTGGGTGCGCACACTCTGAAGATCGTCGGCATCGTGCCCAACTCGACTGCGCTGGCCAAGATCCCCAACATCTTCCTAACGACCGAGGGGCTGCAACAGGTCGCTTACAACGGTCAGAGGATGGTCACCTCGATTGGGATCAGCGGCAACCCCCGCGCGCTGCCGGACGGATACCGGACCTATGACCGCAACGGCGCCGTCAACGACTTGATCCGCCCGCTGAAGGTGGCGGTGAACTCGATCACGATCGTGGCGATCCTGCTGTGGATAGTGGCGGTGCTGATCGTCGGATCGGTGGTTTACCTGTCCGCTCTCGAGCGGGTGCGCGACTTCGCGGTGTTCAAGGCGATCGGCACGCCGACGCGGTCGATACTCGCCGGGTTGGCCTTGCAGGCGCTCATCGTGTCGCTACTCGCGGCGGGGGTAGGCGTGCTGCTCTCCAAGCTGTTGGCGCCACTCTTTCCGATGGTGGTAGCGATTCCGAGTCTTGCTTATCTGCTGCTACCTGTGGTTGCGATCGGGATCGGCCTGCTGGCCAGCCTGGCCGGACTGCGGCGGGTAGTGGCCATCGATCCCGCACTCGCATTCGGAGGTCCGTGA
- a CDS encoding TetR family transcriptional regulator, with translation MSQPIARGSRKSLSQRRRTETRLRIAAAAARLVAEVGLAGATVERIADVAGISRATFFRYFNSKEDAVAEGVNVHWLGRITAALAHQPVQLSAIDAVVAAFGELADGFAEIEDQVRELAVLTRSSETLDAWTLHIYVRYEVAIAELIAPRMSGLTAQDARPRLIGALAMATVRIALDDWLAHGGSLPERVRRGLCAVEIH, from the coding sequence ATGTCTCAGCCAATAGCCAGGGGTTCGCGGAAATCACTTTCCCAACGCAGGCGGACGGAGACCCGGCTGCGCATCGCCGCGGCGGCCGCCCGGCTGGTCGCCGAAGTGGGTCTGGCGGGGGCCACCGTGGAGCGCATCGCCGATGTGGCCGGCATCAGCCGGGCCACGTTCTTCCGCTACTTCAACTCCAAGGAAGACGCGGTGGCCGAAGGGGTGAACGTGCATTGGCTGGGGCGAATTACCGCCGCGCTGGCGCATCAACCCGTGCAGCTCTCCGCGATCGATGCCGTGGTGGCCGCATTCGGCGAACTCGCCGACGGCTTTGCCGAGATCGAAGACCAGGTGCGCGAACTGGCAGTCCTCACGAGGTCGTCCGAAACGTTGGACGCCTGGACGCTGCACATCTACGTCCGGTACGAAGTGGCGATCGCCGAGCTCATCGCGCCGCGGATGAGCGGGTTAACAGCGCAGGATGCGCGACCGCGACTGATCGGCGCGCTGGCCATGGCCACGGTCCGGATCGCCCTAGACGATTGGCTGGCCCACGGGGGCTCGTTGCCCGAGCGGGTTCGCCGCGGGTTGTGCGCCGTGGAAATCCACTAG
- a CDS encoding DMT family transporter, giving the protein MTSTSALWIFPLIAAGGVLQAMGGPMNNMLRVSLVNPWLATLVSFGLIVPVFLVIAAVFIRPLPTSAAIAGMPWWAPLGGIVGSLAVVAGLLFIGTVGAGTYAALTVSANLLTSVLIDHFGWLGVAPHQITPVRVIGAVLLVVGVICITVG; this is encoded by the coding sequence ATGACGTCGACCAGTGCGCTATGGATCTTTCCGCTGATTGCTGCCGGCGGAGTGCTCCAAGCAATGGGCGGACCCATGAACAATATGTTGCGGGTCTCGCTCGTCAATCCGTGGCTGGCTACTCTCGTATCATTCGGACTCATCGTGCCGGTTTTCCTGGTCATTGCCGCGGTATTCATCCGTCCGCTCCCGACTTCTGCGGCCATTGCCGGAATGCCGTGGTGGGCTCCGCTGGGCGGGATCGTCGGTTCACTTGCGGTCGTTGCGGGGCTGCTGTTCATCGGCACTGTCGGCGCGGGTACGTACGCAGCGCTGACCGTGAGTGCCAACTTGTTGACCTCGGTACTCATCGACCACTTCGGCTGGTTGGGGGTGGCCCCCCACCAGATCACGCCCGTCCGCGTGATCGGCGCGGTCCTGTTGGTGGTCGGCGTCATCTGTATCACCGTCGGATAG
- a CDS encoding NAD(P)/FAD-dependent oxidoreductase, translated as MLGEHAIVLGASVAGLLAARTLAGFYAAVTIVERDDLPEGARARKGVPQGRHTHGLLMRGAQALDELLPGLLAELAAAGAVAFDGSDLSRLYFCMNGHLAVRSGTAPGLQVLNMTRPFLECHIRRRVSALPNVAFLSGHDVTGLCMSDCGTVDGVRVVSRTAGTESGISADLVVDATGRGSRTPFWLRQLGFDGPTEDRVDIDLVYISQLLRSPPDGMWETGLIVSPVPGRPTGAAMTQCENGTVFLTGFGMCGHHPPRQLDGLYRFIDGIMPPHVMAALRSADPIGPVAQHHFPSSRWRRYDRMRRLPEGLLVVGDAICSFNPIYGQGMTVAALQALILRECLTRGAKKLPRRFFRMSAKPIGRAWELAVGGDLTLPEVRGAPPVLARLLNGYVDRLLRVAEEDTEALAQFIRVAWLVDPSVKLLRPNMIRRVVTARARGRTVPSAVMLGDELPDGVGGVQRG; from the coding sequence ATGCTCGGTGAGCACGCAATTGTTTTGGGGGCCAGCGTCGCTGGCCTGTTGGCGGCGCGAACGTTGGCTGGCTTCTATGCGGCGGTCACGATAGTCGAGCGGGATGACCTGCCCGAGGGTGCCCGGGCCCGTAAAGGGGTACCGCAGGGCCGCCATACGCACGGGCTGTTGATGCGCGGCGCGCAGGCCCTGGACGAATTGTTACCGGGACTCCTGGCCGAATTGGCTGCCGCCGGCGCGGTCGCCTTCGACGGCAGTGATTTGTCTCGGTTGTACTTCTGCATGAACGGGCACCTGGCCGTCCGCAGCGGAACTGCGCCTGGACTGCAGGTCTTGAACATGACCCGCCCGTTCTTGGAATGCCACATCCGCCGTCGGGTCAGCGCCCTGCCCAATGTCGCCTTCCTAAGCGGGCATGACGTCACCGGTCTGTGTATGTCGGACTGCGGCACCGTAGACGGTGTACGGGTGGTAAGTCGCACTGCAGGAACCGAATCCGGGATATCGGCGGATCTGGTGGTGGATGCCACGGGACGAGGCTCTCGCACCCCGTTCTGGCTGCGACAGCTTGGGTTCGACGGACCCACCGAGGATCGGGTGGACATCGATCTGGTGTACATCAGCCAGTTGCTGCGTTCGCCGCCAGATGGCATGTGGGAAACCGGTTTGATCGTCTCACCGGTGCCGGGCCGGCCGACCGGCGCCGCGATGACTCAGTGCGAGAACGGCACCGTGTTCCTCACCGGCTTCGGCATGTGTGGCCACCATCCGCCGCGGCAACTGGACGGCCTGTACCGGTTCATCGATGGAATCATGCCGCCGCACGTGATGGCCGCGTTGCGCAGTGCCGATCCCATCGGGCCTGTCGCGCAGCATCATTTCCCGTCCAGCCGGTGGCGGCGTTACGACAGGATGCGCCGATTGCCCGAGGGATTGTTGGTGGTCGGGGACGCGATCTGTAGTTTCAACCCGATATACGGACAGGGAATGACCGTCGCGGCACTGCAAGCGCTGATACTGCGCGAGTGCCTGACCCGCGGCGCAAAGAAATTGCCGCGCAGGTTCTTTCGAATGTCCGCCAAGCCGATCGGTCGGGCTTGGGAGCTTGCGGTCGGTGGCGATCTCACCCTCCCGGAAGTTCGGGGCGCACCGCCTGTCCTGGCGCGGTTGCTCAACGGTTACGTCGACCGACTGCTGCGGGTCGCGGAGGAGGATACCGAGGCGCTTGCACAATTTATCCGGGTGGCCTGGCTGGTGGATCCGTCCGTAAAGCTATTACGGCCCAACATGATTCGCCGAGTCGTCACCGCCCGCGCGCGAGGGCGAACCGTTCCTTCAGCGGTGATGCTGGGCGACGAACTGCCAGATGGTGTCGGTGGCGTCCAGCGCGGGTGA
- a CDS encoding ATP-binding cassette domain-containing protein, which produces MGDLSIQNLVVEYYSGGYALRPINGLNLDVTAGSLVILLGPSGCGKTTLLSCLGGILRPKSGTIKFDDLDITTLEGAALAKYRRDKVGIVFQAFNLVPSLTAQENVMVPMRAAGMSLSASRKRAAELLERVNLGERMKHRPGDLSGGQQQRVAVARAIALDPPLILADEPTAHLDFIQVEEVLRLIRELADGDRVVVVATHDSRMLPLADRVVELTPDFAETDREPETVTLDAGKVLFEQSTMGELIYVVTEGEIEIVHELADGGEELFKVVGPGDYFGEIGVLFHLPRSATARARTKATVVGYTAPVFRERLGAGGLRDLIEHRQLNSD; this is translated from the coding sequence GTGGGCGATCTCAGCATCCAGAACCTGGTCGTCGAGTACTACAGCGGCGGCTACGCACTGCGCCCGATCAACGGCCTGAACCTCGATGTAACCGCCGGTTCACTAGTGATCCTGCTGGGACCCAGCGGCTGTGGGAAGACGACGTTGTTGTCCTGCCTCGGCGGCATCCTGCGGCCGAAGTCCGGGACCATCAAGTTCGACGATCTCGACATCACCACCCTTGAGGGCGCCGCCCTGGCCAAGTACCGGCGCGACAAGGTCGGCATCGTCTTCCAGGCGTTCAACCTAGTGCCCAGCCTCACTGCGCAGGAGAACGTAATGGTGCCGATGCGGGCCGCCGGGATGTCCCTGTCGGCATCCCGTAAACGGGCCGCGGAACTGCTAGAACGGGTCAACCTCGGCGAGCGGATGAAGCATCGTCCCGGCGATCTCAGCGGCGGGCAGCAGCAACGCGTGGCGGTCGCCCGCGCAATCGCGCTGGACCCACCGCTGATCCTGGCCGACGAGCCAACCGCGCACCTGGACTTCATCCAGGTCGAGGAGGTGCTGCGGCTGATTCGTGAACTCGCCGACGGTGATCGGGTGGTGGTGGTCGCCACCCACGACAGCCGGATGCTTCCCCTCGCCGATCGCGTCGTGGAACTCACACCCGATTTCGCCGAAACGGACCGGGAACCTGAAACGGTGACGCTGGACGCCGGGAAGGTGCTGTTCGAGCAGAGCACCATGGGTGAGTTGATCTACGTAGTGACCGAAGGCGAGATCGAGATCGTGCACGAATTGGCCGACGGCGGTGAGGAGCTGTTCAAGGTGGTCGGGCCCGGCGACTACTTCGGCGAGATCGGTGTGCTGTTTCACCTGCCGCGCTCCGCTACCGCCCGGGCGCGCACCAAGGCGACCGTCGTCGGTTACACGGCGCCGGTGTTTCGGGAGCGCCTTGGTGCCGGCGGATTGCGCGACCTCATCGAGCACCGCCAGCTGAACAGCGACTGA
- a CDS encoding SLC13 family permease: MVLLAAVVRPFGWPEAVVAVPAAAIVVAIGAVSVKDARSEILGLAPVVGFLAAVLVLSQACADEGLFAWCGAWMARAAGNRSQQLLLAVFAVASLVTVVFSLDATVMLLTPVVSATAAKLRVRARPHLYACAHLSNSASLLLPVSNLTNLLALSASGLSFTRFTALMALPWIAAIGVEYVVFRRFFSRDLMAAEPQPRNADDLRDAAPKFAIITVAATLAGFVVTSAVDVNPAWAAAAGALVLATRAAVRRKASLRAIVRAADPPFLIFVLALGVVVRAVIDNGLDDVLRSWLPHPDGLLSLLAIAALAAVAANVVNNLPAVLMLVPLVAPTGPAAVMAVLIGVNIGPNLTYTGSLATMLWRRVLRRNQHSTSLAVFTKLGLLTAPAAIAVAVAALWAGLQLIGTGSP, translated from the coding sequence ATGGTATTGCTGGCGGCGGTGGTCCGGCCGTTCGGCTGGCCGGAGGCTGTGGTTGCCGTGCCTGCGGCGGCGATTGTGGTTGCCATCGGCGCGGTTTCGGTAAAGGACGCCCGCAGCGAGATACTCGGGCTGGCGCCGGTGGTCGGGTTCTTGGCTGCGGTCCTAGTGCTGTCTCAGGCATGCGCCGACGAGGGACTCTTCGCCTGGTGTGGAGCTTGGATGGCTCGTGCCGCCGGGAACCGATCTCAACAATTGCTGCTCGCAGTCTTCGCCGTGGCGTCGCTGGTGACGGTGGTGTTCAGCCTGGACGCGACCGTCATGTTGCTGACGCCGGTGGTGTCGGCCACCGCGGCCAAGCTCCGAGTGCGCGCTCGCCCGCACTTGTACGCTTGTGCGCACTTGTCCAACAGCGCCTCGTTGCTGCTTCCGGTATCAAATTTGACGAACCTATTGGCGCTGTCCGCCAGCGGCCTGAGCTTCACGCGGTTCACCGCGCTGATGGCGTTGCCGTGGATCGCGGCGATCGGCGTGGAATACGTTGTGTTCCGTCGCTTTTTCTCCAGGGATCTGATGGCCGCGGAGCCGCAACCGCGCAACGCGGACGATCTGCGCGATGCGGCTCCGAAATTCGCGATCATCACCGTTGCCGCCACACTGGCCGGATTCGTGGTCACCTCGGCCGTCGACGTCAATCCCGCCTGGGCGGCCGCCGCCGGTGCGCTGGTCCTGGCCACACGTGCTGCCGTGCGGCGCAAGGCGAGTCTTCGCGCGATCGTCCGGGCAGCCGACCCGCCGTTTTTGATCTTCGTGCTCGCTTTGGGCGTGGTGGTGCGCGCAGTTATCGACAACGGACTCGATGATGTCCTGCGCAGCTGGCTACCGCACCCCGATGGCCTGCTCAGCTTGTTGGCGATCGCCGCACTTGCCGCGGTAGCAGCCAATGTGGTGAATAACCTGCCCGCGGTGCTGATGTTGGTCCCGCTGGTTGCCCCGACCGGTCCGGCGGCGGTGATGGCCGTGCTGATCGGAGTAAACATCGGTCCGAATCTCACCTACACGGGTTCCCTTGCCACCATGCTGTGGCGGCGTGTGTTGCGCCGGAACCAGCACAGCACCAGCCTGGCCGTTTTCACGAAACTGGGTTTGCTCACCGCGCCGGCGGCCATTGCCGTGGCGGTCGCCGCGCTCTGGGCCGGACTGCAGCTCATCGGAACCGGATCACCATGA